In a genomic window of Curtobacterium flaccumfaciens pv. betae:
- a CDS encoding metal ABC transporter solute-binding protein, Zn/Mn family — MTGTRALTAGLVAAIVALVATGCTTAGSDRPLVAVTTNILGDVVSEVVGDQADVMVLMPPGADPHSFEVSAQEAARLRSADLVVENGLGLEEGVARHVAAAAEDGVPVSTAGDAFDPLEWTTEDDSGPDPHFWTDPARMVDVVEALDQDLRDAGIEPTGTDAYLDELRDLDDTMTTAFRTVPEERRALVTNHHVFGYLADHYGFRVVGAVIPSGTTLASPSAADLRDLADAIDEAGVRTIFADASQPARLAEVLAEEVDLHVEIRPLATESLTEDGDASTYLGMMRSNTEAIVDGLSTGN; from the coding sequence GTGACGGGCACCAGGGCCCTGACCGCGGGCCTCGTCGCCGCGATCGTCGCCCTCGTCGCCACCGGGTGCACCACCGCAGGCTCCGACCGCCCCCTCGTCGCGGTGACCACGAACATCCTCGGCGACGTCGTCAGCGAAGTCGTCGGGGACCAGGCCGACGTCATGGTCCTCATGCCCCCTGGCGCCGACCCCCACTCGTTCGAGGTCTCCGCGCAGGAAGCCGCCCGACTGCGGAGCGCCGACCTGGTGGTCGAGAACGGGCTCGGGCTCGAAGAAGGGGTCGCCCGTCACGTCGCGGCGGCGGCCGAGGACGGCGTGCCGGTCTCCACCGCCGGGGACGCGTTCGACCCGCTGGAGTGGACCACCGAGGACGACAGCGGCCCCGACCCGCACTTCTGGACCGACCCCGCCCGGATGGTCGACGTGGTCGAGGCCCTCGACCAGGACCTGCGCGACGCCGGCATCGAGCCGACCGGCACCGACGCCTACCTGGACGAGCTCCGCGACCTGGACGACACGATGACGACCGCGTTCCGGACCGTGCCCGAGGAACGCCGGGCGCTCGTCACGAACCACCACGTGTTCGGGTACCTGGCCGACCACTACGGGTTCCGGGTCGTCGGGGCGGTGATCCCGAGCGGGACCACCCTGGCCTCCCCGAGCGCCGCCGACCTGCGCGACCTGGCCGACGCGATCGACGAGGCGGGGGTCCGGACGATCTTCGCCGACGCCTCGCAGCCCGCGCGACTGGCCGAGGTGCTGGCCGAAGAGGTCGACCTGCACGTCGAGATCCGCCCGCTGGCGACGGAGTCCCTCACCGAGGACGGCGACGCCTCCACCTACCTCGGCATGATGCGCTCGAACACCGAGGCCATCGTCGACGGCCTGTCGACTGGTAATTGA
- a CDS encoding DUF4383 domain-containing protein: protein MTSSAATARTTSGSTWTQRGAFVFGVVFLIVGIAGFIPGLTMDMGSMSMAGHGSMALLLGLFQVSVLHNIVHLLFGIVGLLASRRAASARLYLVAGGIVYAVLFVYGLFTAGMAGGANFVPLNSADNVLHAFLAVAMIVLGFVLPRIGARTAR, encoded by the coding sequence ATGACCAGCAGCGCAGCAACCGCACGCACCACCTCCGGTTCGACGTGGACCCAGCGGGGCGCGTTCGTCTTCGGTGTCGTCTTCCTGATCGTCGGCATCGCCGGGTTCATCCCCGGACTCACCATGGACATGGGCTCGATGTCCATGGCCGGCCACGGCTCCATGGCCCTGCTCCTGGGCCTGTTCCAGGTGTCCGTCCTGCACAACATCGTGCACCTGCTCTTCGGCATCGTCGGGCTGCTCGCCTCCCGCCGTGCAGCCTCCGCACGCCTGTACCTCGTCGCCGGCGGCATCGTCTACGCGGTGCTCTTCGTCTACGGGCTCTTCACCGCGGGCATGGCCGGTGGCGCGAACTTCGTGCCGCTGAACAGCGCGGACAACGTGCTGCACGCCTTCCTGGCCGTCGCGATGATCGTGCTCGGCTTCGTCCTGCCGCGGATCGGGGCGCGCACCGCGCGCTGA
- a CDS encoding OBAP family protein, whose translation MPLNPTVHDRKTGVTPPGSAGGFELALLDRGAAVLQTSAPLRGFDVYVVGFHCVKGEPEVQMEAHHFCKVVNAEMLQCVLFDGNTADANLIGIEYIVSERLFESLPEDEQASWHPHNHEVFSGELVAPGLPIAVETELMGHLVNSYGKTWHTWHSTPMGSQPAHDLPIGDPMLMWSFNREGEVDSALQQDRNQAMRTDPEPRKESRAKYLDRAHPQRGVGTMRDAFTGTTPTPGVVDADDGRP comes from the coding sequence ATGCCCCTGAACCCCACCGTGCACGACCGGAAGACCGGTGTCACCCCGCCCGGATCGGCCGGCGGCTTCGAGCTCGCCCTGCTCGACCGCGGCGCCGCCGTGCTGCAGACCTCGGCGCCGCTGCGGGGTTTCGACGTCTACGTGGTCGGCTTCCACTGCGTGAAGGGCGAGCCCGAGGTGCAGATGGAGGCGCACCACTTCTGCAAGGTGGTGAACGCCGAGATGCTGCAGTGCGTGCTCTTCGACGGCAACACCGCCGACGCGAACCTGATCGGCATCGAGTACATCGTGTCCGAGCGGCTCTTCGAGTCCCTGCCCGAGGACGAGCAGGCGTCGTGGCACCCGCACAACCACGAGGTGTTCTCCGGTGAACTCGTCGCCCCGGGCTTGCCGATCGCGGTGGAGACCGAGCTGATGGGGCACCTGGTGAACTCGTACGGCAAGACCTGGCACACCTGGCACAGCACCCCGATGGGTTCGCAGCCCGCACACGACCTTCCGATCGGCGATCCGATGCTCATGTGGTCGTTCAACCGCGAGGGCGAGGTGGACAGCGCGCTGCAGCAGGACCGGAACCAGGCGATGCGCACCGATCCGGAACCGCGCAAGGAGTCGCGGGCCAAGTACCTCGACCGCGCCCACCCGCAGCGCGGTGTCGGCACGATGCGCGACGCCTTCACGGGCACGACCCCGACCCCGGGTGTCGTCGACGCGGACGACGGACGCCCCTGA
- a CDS encoding aldo/keto reductase, whose protein sequence is MPALIDTFTLSNGLHIPKIGFGTWQIPSGSDAYDATKTALDLGYRHIDTALAYGNEASVGEAVLDSGIPRDELFITTKLPAEIKTASGARDAFEESSNNLDLGHVDLYLIHAPWPWSDMGSDHRDGNVEVWKVFEELYDAGRTKSIGVSNFAVADLEDLLGRTDVVPHANQIRWFIGNTQDETTAFDREHDILTEGYSPLATGGLLENEQIAEIAAKYDKTVAQVAIRYLLEKDVLPLPKSTTPSRIAENADVDFVLAAEDVAALDTLEDTAS, encoded by the coding sequence ATGCCCGCACTCATCGACACGTTCACCCTGTCCAACGGTCTGCACATCCCGAAGATCGGCTTCGGCACCTGGCAGATCCCGTCCGGCTCCGACGCGTACGACGCCACGAAGACCGCCCTCGACCTCGGCTACCGCCACATCGACACCGCCCTGGCGTACGGCAACGAGGCGAGCGTCGGCGAAGCCGTCCTCGACAGCGGCATCCCCCGCGACGAACTCTTCATCACCACGAAGCTGCCGGCCGAGATCAAGACGGCCTCGGGCGCCCGCGACGCCTTCGAGGAGTCGAGCAACAACCTCGACCTCGGACACGTCGACCTGTACCTGATCCACGCGCCGTGGCCCTGGAGTGACATGGGCTCCGACCACCGCGACGGCAACGTCGAGGTCTGGAAGGTCTTCGAGGAGCTCTACGACGCCGGCCGCACCAAGAGCATCGGCGTCTCGAACTTCGCCGTCGCCGACCTCGAGGACCTGCTCGGCCGCACGGACGTCGTCCCGCACGCCAACCAGATCCGCTGGTTCATCGGCAACACCCAGGACGAGACGACCGCCTTCGACCGGGAGCACGACATCCTGACCGAGGGCTACTCCCCGCTCGCCACCGGTGGACTGCTCGAGAACGAGCAGATCGCCGAGATCGCGGCGAAGTACGACAAGACCGTTGCCCAGGTCGCGATCCGCTACCTGCTCGAGAAGGACGTCCTGCCGCTCCCGAAGTCCACGACCCCGTCGCGCATCGCCGAGAACGCCGACGTCGACTTCGTGCTCGCCGCCGAGGACGTGGCCGCACTCGACACGCTCGAGGACACTGCGAGCTGA
- a CDS encoding VOC family protein, with protein MASGVAAVWVPVSDMERAVAFYRDTLGLTVKDQSDDWSEIDAGGLMIGLNGRESASQASDGGAVVSFQPDGSIEDEVAALKERGADIQGEISEHPWGKIIPFKDSEGNDLQLYSPPQG; from the coding sequence ATGGCAAGTGGAGTCGCAGCAGTCTGGGTCCCGGTCAGCGACATGGAGCGCGCCGTCGCGTTCTACCGCGACACGCTCGGTCTCACCGTCAAGGACCAGTCCGACGACTGGAGCGAGATCGACGCCGGCGGCCTGATGATCGGCCTGAACGGGCGCGAGTCCGCCAGCCAGGCGAGCGACGGCGGCGCCGTCGTGTCGTTCCAGCCGGACGGCAGCATCGAGGACGAGGTCGCCGCGCTCAAGGAGCGCGGCGCGGACATCCAGGGCGAGATCAGCGAGCACCCGTGGGGCAAGATCATCCCCTTCAAGGACAGCGAGGGCAACGACCTGCAGCTGTACTCGCCCCCGCAGGGCTGA
- a CDS encoding beta strand repeat-containing protein — MTLVALLGSLLVVVSQPAPAQAAVTGTGGQYVPMPSNARVLGGGTSKGTYRTVKVAGVDGLPSTGIGAVTMMVTIVAPAGQGQLFGRPSSSDPSTLLMVYNAGVGGNTSNSSLLAVADDGTIQVMTETAQSTVIIDITGYYTSTKNGVSAGGFVAMSPARVLDSRDGTGAAAGQIPAGSQRTIQATGSNGIPAGAAAVAVNIVVINREAKAGYVRPTPTGGVRSTGVLNYNSTAGLTTAMNAQVALSDDGKFSLSTAEGGGKIDLVVDVQGYFLQSNPGGGFTPQAGRLVDTRTTASIAAGASFAVQVGGRAGAPTVEGGLSAAAVTFTAVNNSGADSYAKMWADGSAEPDSSAISSDTTSIVSNTVITPVGANGNIRIKNMGKAAMDYVVDLQGTYNSLPGGPSDTNRTGNRKSATTLPFPITDQTNGSVDVGTGNLLVTTTAMSLPGVTQNTTIGAAYNSRSTTVGDTNTMDANRWQYALAGAGDLTANAAGVIYTDAVGTAWQFRPSGTQGAFISPAGLQQTLTRVDNSTTHEYTLKGWTSNSTTHFNLAGQPTSIVDRNQNQISFNSDQSGFTLKSLVSTAGASGARKANSSYTDGVQTFSQTSGSSSRSVSWTKNSTGDITTYTDALGKKTTFAYTSGDLTSITAPEGSVTAFTYDSSDRVTKVEQRNTTAGSPGTAVTRFSYANDTTTQVADPRSDQSATVADAKHTTYTIDSNDLVTKAVDAAGRERSRTYNSANNGVATATTGTAGDAGSGTTTNTYGKNSSQSLTQSTSGTGSSSTADYGSGSATAYLPSKVTSSSKTSTSIGYDGVGNATSSQSSSDPAATSTLTYNKKGTDQYAWGAVKTATAPGNSGNPTVYAYDTNNQLGSITPPTGTSLGVQKYAYDDFGRMKNHTDGDGGVTTYTYDNDDRLLTTAFDDGTATVTNTYDADGNQLTQTSATGTVTNTYDQRNRLTSTVNTAGGGTVSYGYDLAGNTVQVTDQTGSVSHEYDPSEVLTATTYPTGSGTAKQIYLTDKQGRRTDTWLGASSTATAGVEPASWAAHQTLTYDKSGKVTKVQAWSDSSNPTAVVDSSYCYVASTTAPDCTASTVNDRDKLQWSKDNITGQVTNYGYLAADGTTPTDRLTGITQTGGANPTNWAYTYDSAGNRTEAKATNAATGAVKSDQKLSFNAVGQITTTGYSYDGVGNMTAAPGETYTYNGAQQLTASTKNGTQTTYEYAGADMLKLLHQATDGGAEYDYTYGTSDSNGVPVIANRTVTGTGTAAVISDPTTGQALDLRTTDGTTSMYITDGIGNPAASIADTGKTAYTVSYDPYGAEHVTAGGTSAQWQQNPYGYKNGLRSSNTDTGLTKFGYRWQTNATGGWIERDTLDAPLSPSNANRYAFAGAEPINSSDPSGKSVAGAAASGVVNGLGVAAGAVICASTGGLGCLLGGVAVGVAFGAAGGIASEAVEGGSNYGQSALEGAVEGGVSGLVGGGLGLAATRFLPTRL, encoded by the coding sequence GTGACGTTGGTCGCCTTGCTGGGTTCGTTGTTGGTGGTGGTGTCGCAGCCGGCACCGGCACAGGCTGCGGTGACGGGGACGGGCGGGCAGTACGTGCCCATGCCGTCGAATGCTCGGGTGCTGGGTGGTGGGACGTCGAAGGGCACCTACCGGACTGTCAAGGTTGCCGGGGTCGATGGTCTGCCGTCGACGGGAATCGGTGCGGTGACGATGATGGTCACGATCGTCGCTCCCGCGGGGCAGGGCCAGCTCTTCGGTCGTCCGTCGTCGTCGGATCCGTCGACGCTGCTGATGGTCTACAACGCCGGCGTTGGAGGGAACACGTCGAACTCGAGCCTGCTCGCCGTCGCCGACGATGGCACGATCCAGGTGATGACGGAGACGGCACAGTCGACCGTGATCATCGACATCACCGGTTACTACACGTCGACCAAGAACGGCGTCTCGGCGGGTGGTTTCGTGGCGATGTCGCCGGCGCGCGTGCTGGACTCTCGCGACGGTACTGGGGCCGCAGCTGGGCAGATCCCGGCCGGGTCGCAGCGCACCATCCAGGCGACCGGATCGAACGGAATCCCTGCGGGCGCCGCGGCGGTCGCGGTGAACATCGTCGTGATCAACCGTGAGGCCAAGGCGGGCTACGTCCGGCCCACGCCGACGGGTGGGGTCCGCAGCACGGGCGTACTGAACTACAACTCCACCGCGGGTCTGACGACGGCGATGAACGCGCAGGTGGCGTTGAGCGACGATGGGAAGTTCAGTCTCAGTACCGCCGAGGGCGGCGGGAAGATCGACCTCGTCGTCGATGTTCAGGGCTACTTCCTGCAGTCCAATCCGGGTGGCGGCTTCACGCCCCAGGCCGGTCGGCTCGTTGACACCCGCACAACGGCCAGCATCGCCGCGGGTGCGTCGTTCGCGGTGCAGGTCGGTGGCCGTGCTGGTGCTCCGACGGTCGAGGGTGGACTCTCGGCTGCCGCGGTGACGTTCACCGCAGTGAACAACAGCGGTGCGGACTCGTACGCGAAGATGTGGGCCGACGGGTCCGCGGAGCCAGACTCCTCAGCGATCAGCAGCGACACGACCTCGATCGTGTCGAACACTGTGATCACACCGGTGGGTGCGAACGGCAACATCCGGATCAAGAACATGGGCAAGGCGGCGATGGACTACGTCGTCGACCTGCAGGGCACCTACAACTCGCTTCCCGGCGGACCGTCCGACACGAACCGGACCGGCAATCGGAAGTCCGCGACGACGCTGCCGTTCCCGATCACGGACCAGACCAACGGCTCCGTCGACGTCGGCACCGGCAACCTGCTGGTCACCACGACGGCGATGAGCCTGCCGGGAGTGACGCAGAACACCACGATCGGCGCCGCGTACAACTCGCGCAGCACCACCGTCGGAGACACCAACACGATGGACGCGAACCGGTGGCAGTACGCCCTCGCCGGCGCTGGTGACCTGACCGCGAACGCCGCCGGTGTCATCTACACCGATGCCGTCGGGACGGCGTGGCAGTTCCGTCCGTCGGGGACGCAGGGCGCGTTCATCAGCCCGGCTGGTCTGCAGCAGACGCTGACCCGCGTCGACAACAGCACGACACACGAGTACACGCTGAAGGGGTGGACGTCGAACTCGACGACGCACTTCAACCTCGCAGGCCAGCCCACCTCGATCGTGGACCGGAACCAGAACCAGATCAGCTTCAACTCCGACCAGTCCGGCTTCACACTGAAGAGTCTCGTCTCGACCGCTGGTGCGAGCGGGGCTCGGAAGGCGAACTCGTCGTACACCGACGGGGTGCAAACGTTCTCCCAGACCAGCGGCTCGAGCAGCCGGAGCGTGTCGTGGACGAAGAACAGCACCGGTGACATCACGACGTACACGGACGCGCTTGGCAAGAAGACCACGTTCGCCTACACCAGTGGGGACCTCACCTCGATCACGGCGCCCGAAGGGAGCGTGACCGCGTTCACGTACGACTCGTCCGACCGGGTCACCAAGGTCGAGCAGCGCAACACCACTGCTGGTTCGCCGGGTACCGCGGTCACGCGGTTCTCCTACGCGAACGACACGACGACGCAGGTCGCTGACCCGCGGTCGGATCAGTCGGCGACGGTCGCCGACGCAAAGCACACCACGTACACGATCGACAGCAACGACCTGGTCACGAAGGCCGTGGATGCTGCAGGCCGTGAACGGTCGCGCACGTACAACTCCGCGAACAACGGCGTCGCTACGGCAACCACTGGCACGGCTGGTGATGCGGGGTCGGGGACGACGACGAACACGTACGGCAAGAACAGCAGCCAGTCGCTGACGCAGTCAACCTCGGGGACCGGATCCAGCTCCACTGCGGACTACGGTTCGGGGTCGGCGACGGCGTACCTGCCGTCGAAGGTGACCTCGAGCTCGAAGACGTCGACCAGCATCGGCTACGACGGTGTCGGCAACGCCACATCGTCGCAGTCGAGCAGTGACCCTGCGGCGACGTCGACGTTGACCTACAACAAGAAGGGCACCGACCAGTACGCGTGGGGTGCGGTGAAGACCGCGACCGCCCCGGGCAACAGCGGCAACCCGACGGTCTACGCGTACGACACGAACAACCAGCTCGGGTCGATCACCCCGCCCACCGGCACCAGCCTCGGGGTGCAGAAGTACGCCTACGACGACTTCGGCCGGATGAAGAACCACACCGACGGCGACGGCGGCGTCACCACGTACACGTACGACAACGACGACCGGCTCCTCACGACCGCGTTCGACGACGGCACGGCGACGGTGACGAACACGTACGACGCGGACGGGAACCAGCTCACCCAGACCTCCGCGACGGGGACGGTCACGAACACCTACGACCAGCGGAACCGGCTCACCTCCACGGTGAACACCGCCGGCGGTGGCACCGTGTCCTACGGCTACGACCTTGCGGGGAACACCGTGCAGGTCACGGACCAGACCGGCTCGGTGTCGCACGAGTACGACCCGTCGGAGGTCCTCACCGCGACGACGTACCCGACGGGTTCGGGCACGGCGAAGCAGATCTACCTGACCGACAAGCAGGGCCGCCGCACCGACACCTGGCTCGGCGCCTCCAGCACCGCGACCGCGGGTGTTGAGCCGGCGTCGTGGGCGGCGCACCAGACGCTGACGTACGACAAGTCGGGGAAGGTCACCAAGGTGCAGGCCTGGTCGGACAGCAGCAACCCGACCGCCGTCGTCGACTCCAGCTACTGCTACGTCGCATCGACCACCGCTCCTGATTGCACCGCTTCCACGGTGAACGACCGCGACAAGCTGCAGTGGTCCAAGGACAACATCACCGGGCAGGTCACCAACTACGGCTACCTCGCAGCCGACGGCACCACCCCCACCGACCGGCTCACCGGCATCACCCAGACAGGCGGGGCGAACCCGACAAACTGGGCGTACACGTACGACTCCGCCGGCAACCGCACCGAAGCGAAAGCCACCAACGCCGCGACCGGTGCGGTGAAGTCCGACCAGAAGCTGTCCTTCAACGCGGTCGGGCAGATCACCACCACCGGCTACTCCTACGACGGTGTCGGCAACATGACCGCCGCACCCGGCGAGACGTACACGTACAACGGCGCCCAGCAGCTCACTGCATCCACAAAGAACGGGACGCAGACGACGTACGAGTACGCCGGCGCAGACATGCTCAAACTGCTGCACCAGGCCACCGACGGGGGAGCGGAGTACGACTACACGTATGGCACCTCCGACAGCAACGGTGTTCCCGTGATCGCGAACCGCACCGTCACCGGCACCGGAACGGCCGCTGTGATCAGCGACCCGACTACCGGGCAAGCGTTGGATCTCCGGACCACCGACGGGACGACCAGCATGTACATCACGGACGGCATCGGGAACCCCGCCGCGTCCATCGCTGACACCGGTAAGACGGCGTACACCGTCTCCTACGACCCGTACGGTGCCGAGCACGTGACCGCGGGCGGAACGAGCGCGCAGTGGCAGCAGAACCCCTACGGGTACAAGAACGGACTCCGCTCCAGCAACACAGACACCGGGCTCACCAAGTTCGGGTACCGGTGGCAGACCAACGCCACCGGCGGATGGATCGAACGCGACACCCTCGACGCACCCCTCAGCCCTTCCAACGCCAACCGCTACGCGTTCGCAGGAGCGGAGCCGATCAACTCCTCGGATCCCTCAGGTAAGTCTGTCGCCGGTGCCGCTGCTAGTGGTGTGGTGAACGGTCTCGGCGTGGCTGCCGGCGCGGTTATCTGTGCGTCTACTGGCGGGCTCGGGTGCCTTCTTGGGGGCGTTGCGGTGGGAGTCGCCTTTGGTGCGGCTGGGGGTATTGCATCCGAAGCTGTTGAAGGTGGCTCGAATTACGGCCAGAGCGCTCTCGAGGGAGCGGTGGAAGGTGGAGTATCGGGTCTCGTCGGAGGCGGACTCGGACTTGCTGCGACACGTTTCCTACCCACGAGGCTCTAG
- a CDS encoding GNAT family N-acetyltransferase — protein METVVRAAGPAELEAAAAVLAEAFADDPVLAEFRPPRPGEDRPAVLTGLFAALIRSVPMPAGRVDVATIGDRVVGAAFWQAPGRQPGGVRAFVRQVPAFLRVLGLGGALRAVAHLRRMERARPVTPHWYLAEIGVSASARGRGIGGLLLGHALERADRTSDGAYLESSTPVNRRLYRRHGFADGAPIAGFRAATPISMWRPAAG, from the coding sequence ATGGAGACCGTCGTCCGAGCAGCAGGACCCGCCGAGCTCGAGGCGGCCGCGGCCGTCCTCGCCGAGGCCTTCGCCGACGACCCGGTCCTCGCCGAGTTCCGGCCGCCGCGACCCGGCGAGGACCGCCCCGCCGTGCTGACCGGGCTGTTCGCCGCGCTCATCCGGTCGGTGCCGATGCCCGCGGGACGGGTGGACGTCGCCACGATCGGTGACCGGGTGGTCGGCGCCGCCTTCTGGCAGGCACCCGGTCGGCAGCCCGGTGGCGTCCGGGCCTTCGTGCGGCAGGTGCCGGCGTTCCTCCGGGTCCTGGGGCTCGGCGGGGCACTCCGCGCGGTGGCCCACCTGCGCCGCATGGAGCGCGCCCGACCGGTCACCCCGCACTGGTACCTCGCCGAGATCGGGGTGTCGGCGTCAGCGCGGGGTCGGGGGATCGGTGGACTGCTGCTCGGCCACGCACTCGAGCGCGCGGACCGGACGTCGGACGGCGCGTACCTGGAGTCCTCCACCCCGGTGAACCGCCGGCTGTACCGACGGCACGGGTTCGCGGACGGCGCGCCGATCGCGGGGTTCCGCGCGGCGACCCCCATCAGCATGTGGCGTCCGGCCGCCGGCTGA
- a CDS encoding TetR family transcriptional regulator, with protein sequence MTDEQQTRGYRSRQVRRAELLDAAALVMRDDGLRGLTTRAVAARAGVAHGVVHYAFGARRNLVVALLERQARAVLPPVLAAADEHDDLAAALEAGISAYLDLVRREPERFRVLEALSATALAPDGDGDLLDAERRLWRDGVVAGIERWTARHGAAPSEPVPVVADAVITLVDGLARAAWSDPDGTATARSRALLVRGLTTAVTAAVTAEH encoded by the coding sequence ATGACCGACGAGCAGCAGACGCGCGGGTACCGCAGCCGACAGGTCCGGCGTGCGGAACTGCTCGACGCCGCCGCCCTGGTCATGCGGGACGACGGCCTGCGCGGCCTCACCACCCGGGCCGTCGCCGCCCGAGCCGGCGTCGCCCACGGTGTCGTGCACTACGCCTTCGGTGCGCGGCGCAACCTGGTCGTCGCGCTCCTCGAGCGGCAGGCGCGTGCGGTCCTGCCGCCGGTGCTCGCGGCCGCCGACGAGCACGACGACCTCGCCGCCGCGCTCGAGGCGGGGATCTCGGCGTACCTCGACCTGGTACGGCGCGAACCCGAGCGGTTCCGGGTGCTCGAGGCCCTCAGCGCGACAGCCCTCGCCCCGGACGGCGACGGGGACCTGCTCGACGCCGAACGACGGCTCTGGCGCGACGGCGTGGTGGCCGGGATCGAGCGATGGACCGCGCGGCACGGGGCGGCGCCGTCCGAGCCGGTGCCCGTGGTCGCCGACGCCGTGATCACCCTGGTGGACGGACTCGCCCGCGCCGCGTGGAGCGATCCGGACGGCACCGCGACCGCCCGATCGCGGGCGTTGCTGGTGCGCGGATTGACCACCGCGGTGACCGCCGCCGTGACCGCCGAGCACTGA
- a CDS encoding ABC transporter, which yields MKHSTTSRAPARLLSTIGLATGLALTVTACSTGTPSADSSTGTARPHGYVAGASESQEPQVRLLAVSATGATALHDLLTEETTELEDVDAPEHSATDGRFVVTSGADRTTIVDGGSWTVDHGDHTHYYAAEPRVVGTIDGGGRVAVHSSETMTTITWPDRAEAVVLDREALGQGEVDETARIDASVLLPMGEQLVAADGDTVRVLDQDGEATDTADTAEQACTDPAGGIVTRAGAVVGCADGAVVVDDTGETSFVDLPDGAERPTAFAARAGRPTVAGLAGTTGFWLLDVRQGSWRLVPTDRPLRAVVAVDDEDEHVVGVDDSGRVVVVTAATGKVATTEPLIDARAGDTGTDPAPLLQLDAQRAYLADPADGTVHEIDFADGARVARTIELPVAPVAFAEVGL from the coding sequence ATGAAGCACTCGACCACCAGCCGCGCCCCCGCGCGCCTCCTGTCCACCATCGGCCTCGCCACCGGCCTGGCCCTCACCGTCACCGCCTGTTCCACGGGCACCCCGTCGGCCGACAGCTCGACCGGCACCGCCCGCCCCCACGGCTACGTTGCGGGCGCGAGCGAGTCCCAGGAACCCCAGGTGCGCCTCCTGGCCGTGTCGGCGACCGGCGCGACCGCGCTGCACGACCTGCTCACCGAGGAGACCACCGAACTCGAGGACGTGGACGCACCGGAGCACTCGGCGACCGACGGCCGGTTCGTCGTGACGAGCGGTGCCGACCGCACCACGATCGTCGACGGCGGGTCCTGGACGGTCGACCACGGCGACCACACGCACTACTACGCCGCCGAGCCCCGGGTCGTCGGCACGATCGACGGCGGCGGCCGGGTCGCGGTGCACTCGTCCGAGACCATGACGACGATCACCTGGCCGGACCGGGCCGAGGCCGTCGTGCTCGACCGTGAGGCACTGGGCCAGGGCGAGGTCGACGAGACCGCCCGGATCGACGCGAGCGTCCTGCTGCCGATGGGCGAGCAGCTCGTGGCGGCCGACGGCGACACGGTCCGCGTGCTCGACCAGGACGGCGAGGCGACCGACACCGCCGACACCGCTGAGCAAGCGTGCACCGACCCCGCCGGCGGGATCGTCACCCGCGCCGGCGCCGTCGTGGGCTGCGCCGACGGAGCGGTCGTGGTGGACGACACCGGCGAGACCTCGTTCGTCGACCTGCCCGACGGCGCCGAGCGTCCGACGGCCTTCGCCGCACGTGCCGGCCGGCCCACCGTCGCCGGCCTGGCGGGCACCACCGGGTTCTGGTTGCTCGACGTGCGACAGGGCTCCTGGCGGCTCGTGCCGACCGATCGGCCCCTGCGGGCCGTGGTCGCGGTGGACGACGAGGACGAGCACGTGGTCGGGGTCGACGACTCCGGGCGGGTGGTCGTCGTGACCGCTGCGACGGGGAAGGTGGCCACGACCGAGCCGCTGATCGACGCCCGAGCCGGCGACACCGGCACCGACCCCGCACCGCTGCTGCAGCTCGACGCCCAGCGCGCCTACCTGGCCGACCCCGCGGACGGCACCGTGCACGAGATCGACTTCGCCGACGGCGCCCGGGTCGCCCGCACGATCGAGCTCCCCGTCGCCCCCGTCGCCTTCGCCGAGGTCGGACTGTGA